The following is a genomic window from Miscanthus floridulus cultivar M001 chromosome 14, ASM1932011v1, whole genome shotgun sequence.
GCGCCTCCAGCCGCCACCCTCTCCCCTTTCCAGTGCCTGCGCCACCACTCCCCCTCCACCTTCGCCGCAGCCCTTGTTCCATGCTGAAGCCAGCTCCACCATCCTGCTCCAGCCGCCACCACACCCTCTCCCAGCCGACCACTCTTCCTTCCTAGTGCTGGGCGACGAGTTCTGCTCCAAATACAAGATGCCTCCTGGGAGAAAGGTGCAGACTAACAGGACAGCTGAGACGCCCACATGTAATTCCTCAAGTTTGAGCGGAACAACGAGTGGATCTGAGGGGTGCCGAtgggatttgttttttttttgtgttctGATGTTCGAACATAGGGTTTGGGGCGAGAGGTATTTGGTTCCTGTGCCTGTGGGCGAGTCGGCGTCCAGCGGCAGCGAGTGGGCGACGGCCGTGCGCCTCCGTCGGCTTGAGCTTTTGGGGGAGTGGGCAGCGAGTGAGGGCCATCTGGAGCAAGGAGTGGCCTGGTTGATGGCTGTCGCCGGCCCTGTTGTTCCTCTGCACGGAGGAATTCGTTTCTCCTCTTTCTGTTATGCGTATGCAAGAAGATGAACAGTAGAAGCTAGTTAGCATGTATGTTTGTACCATTTATTCATGGTTTTTGAAAAACCAAAGGAAAATAATGGTAGATCCATATGGCTTGAAACTAATTTTGTAAGTTTACCAGATCCATCCTATACACAAGAAAAATATGTTTATGCATTTTTTTATGGTCTAGATTTCTATGTTTATTAAAATATGAAGAGAATGTTTAAAGCAAAATAAATCTTGAGTGCCCTTAACATTAGGAAAACTAATTGTTTTTTTAAGCCAATCGATAGTTTTCATGTACAAAACATTGAACAGTGACACAACAGCAAGGTTTATATTCCAATTCATTTCATCCTTTTCGGTATACTAGTACATTATAGGAGAAAATTCTTGTACATTTGCATGCATGGAATGCGTCAACACATGTTCAGCTGATTTTCAAACATAAGAAATCTAAGTAGTTTCATGTAAGATCCAGCTATTAATccattatggccccgttcggcttaccccatattcggcttgttcgggttgttttttcagtcgaaagagtatttttctctcacaacaattcagccagtacagtgttttttagccagtttcagccaaaattcagaccagcgaacagagCCTATATATGTGTATTTTCAAAAGTAGTAAAACCAGAATTAAATTTGGTAAATAGGGGAAAGCAGAGTTCCACTTTGCAAGGATGGTTGACTAACAATCCTGAATACCACGACTAAGGAGATCCTTTGATAGTTATTAGCAAATATTGAACTGGCTTTTTGGTGAATCCGCAGCCTATCTAAAAGTTCAGAAGTTCTACACAGGACTTGCAGGAGCATTTACATGTGTGGGAAATCAGTGGTAATATAGAAATAGTAAATAATACAGGATCATTTTGCTAGCAGCAGCGGCATACACTTTTTGCTAGCAGCAGCCGCATACACTTTTTGCTAGCAGCATACGTTTTTATTTTGCTAGCAGCAGCATACATTTTTATTTTTTGCTCTGACTACTCCCTTACAGTTGTTTTAATTGAATGTACAGAAGCAATGGCACTTGAATATTTAAGACAGAGGGATCAAAACATTATGAGGAACGACCAATTCTTCCAAAGCCTTGGGCTCAGTACCCTAGTTGCACAAGTTAAGGGTAAAAGTGCAAGGAACAAGGATGATGTTCCTGAAAAATCTAGATCTCTGTACAATCCTGAGGATGACGAGGGCTCTAACCAACATGACGAAGATGAAGTCAGCATGGTACAAAGGATTGTTATTGATCATTATCATTTTGGTGACACCACTTCCATTATTTTTGGGTCTAATTCTTCTTGTTTGCTTCATACTAAGCTCCTAAGGTGGGTGAGGATGTATGTAACAAGAATGTCCAACATATTGGCAAGTTCTCTACTAGAGGTTCGAAAGCATCAAAGAGAGTGGTGGCACCACAAGAAGGGGAAACTACTAGAGTTACTAGGCAAAGGACTGCTGCCAATCCAAGCCTCGCTATTGTCACACATGATGCATTGGCATCTACCAATACTACTACAAGCTCAAATGAGGAGCACATCAACAACAATGATGAAGGCAAGTTACTAGATCAAAGTTACTGGCTTCATTTATTTCTATCATGATGCTTCATTGTAGACTTCATTGCTTGTTAGGTGCACATCAACATTCAGATATGCTAATAAAATCAGATTGATACTTATTTAGTAAATCTGGAATATATTTGCTACTAACTCTACAAATGAAATCTTGTTAGGTGCATTATTTGCAAGTGCACAGCAGGTGCCACGGAAAAAATATATGGGCAAAGAGCTGGATGCGTTGAATAGAGGGCTAGGGACAAAGATTAAAATTGACATTACTGAAGGGAATAGAAGGCCGGAGGCACCAATGCAAGCTGCAAAACTTGCATCAGAGGCTGGGATCTCACTCAGGCTGCATACACCTATCTTTCCACACTGAAAGGAGTACAAGAAGAAACATAATAAACATCTTATTGAAGCCTACATTGGCAAAGTTGCTACAAGTCAATATCTATTTGACTTGTTCAATCATAGTTCATTGTGTCCTTTTCGTTTTCAAATCTAATCTCTATTTTTTTACTAGATCCTTTTGACATGGACACTAATAGTGTGGCTGTACGAGCtgcttgtgttgacatgctaaaGGGTGGACAACGTCAGATGAGGCACAGGCTAAAAAAGTACTTTGATGGAGTTCTAGCAAATCTAGTGAGGACAACGTCACCTGTGACGTGTATGACTGATGATCAATGGAGAGCATTAGTGGAGATGTGGTCCAACCCAAAACACAAGGTATGACATTGGTGATGTTGCTGATAAATGTGTACATATCTAGACAGTTCAGATTTTAATGGCATTTGTAGTCCTTTTTTAGTACTTGTTTTTATTTCCTTTACCTTACAAATTTGTGTGGTGTACAGGACACTTATGTCAAAAACCAAGTTAATCATGCGAAAGTCCATTTCCATCAGCGTATAGGTTCTCGATGTTACATTGCACATGCCTATGTCACGGTAGGACAAATTTAATGCTATGTGATCTTGTTGCTGATCTTCTAATTTACATGAATTATAGATAAAGTCTGCTGCACATTGTTTGAAATAAGAAACCATGAAATTGGTTCAAGCTAATAAGAAACAAGAAAAATATAAAGACATAGAGCCCACTGCAATTGATTTGTTCAAGGAGACGCATTGCAGCAAGAAAAGTGGTTTTTGTGAGCCTGTCAAAAATGCAATTGTAAGTACTGTTCCCCTCTTCTGCAAGACATACTTGAAAGTCAACTTGAATATTTGGCCTGATCGGCTGCACTTCTTGTGCTGCAGCTGTTGCTGCATGCTGCTTATAATCTGAACCATTGAAATCTGATGCATAGAATCTGAACCTTTCAAATCTGAACTGTGCACGCAGCACCGGCTGCAGCTATTGCCTTTACTTCATGATTGGAAATGATTGTGGGCTGTTTTTGCTATTGTCAGAAATGATGTTGCAAGAGTTATGATATACTTTTTGCATGACTACTTTGTTACATGATTCATTTCCCAAGTTGGGTGTATATAGTCTTCTAAATTCAAATATGATATACTATAAGTatactgtcttttccttcatatACTGCTTTTAGCTCTTGTTTGAGTTTGACTTCATACATGCTTGAAACGATGTTTGAGGCTATTTTGGCTAAAGTAAGGTCATTTTTTAGTTCTCTGTAAAGTATTATTGTAGGTTATTTTTCCTATACTGCTAGAAATCTGTACCAAAGTCAATACTAATTTTTGTATCATTCTGTTGCTAGGTTGCTATGGAAGCAATTGAGGCTAAACCAATGCAAGAAGGCCAGAAGTCGATGTCTTCTATTGAAATTGTTTCCAAGGTGCTGCCGAAGTCAAGCACATTTCTTCAAAATGTGGGGCTGCCAATCTGCAAGCCAAGTAGTAGAAGTGCAGTTAGTTCACAGGTGTGGGAGCTACAGGCTCAACTTGAGGCTAAGGAGCAAGAATCTGCGCAACTTAAGCAAGAATCTGCGCAACTTAAGCAAGGGGTGGCTAGCCAAGCACATGAAATTGACAGCTTGAAGAAGGAACAGCAAGAAGCTCATGCCCTCCTTCGACAGCTGATTCTTCACTTCAATCAGGGTCAAGTCACTCCTCCCTATAATTTGTGAGCATCCTCGTCATCTAGATATGCATCCAGGCGAGTTGGTTCAATTATGCCTTTTGTATCTATCCCTAGAATTTGGGCTGGTAAGAGTCTTTGGTGAACTCTAGCATTTTGGTGTGCTTGTGGCTGCTGCAATACAAACTATGAACTTAGTATTGCTTTACCTTGCAAACTATTTCACACTTCAAGTTGTTATGTATGACTGAGATGGATGTATTGCTTCTAAGATGTTGAATGGATGTTGACTAGGCTGTCATTTGTTGAATTCAGTTGTATGGTTAATATTATCACTGCATAGGCACACATGGTAGTTGCCTAGTTGAGATTTCATGACAGTTTTAATGACAATAATGATCGTCATTATTGCTGGTGATGAAAATATTGCTGTCACCAACTCAGTGACGATATACTCTCAATCGTCATGGAAGGTGCTTTAACACGCACCTTCGGTGATGATAGGTATTTTGTCACTGCATCGTCACAGAGCGTATTATGGTGACGTAAAATCCTCTATTTGTGACCTAAATGAGCCGTCATAGAAGGTAACATCTCTTGTAGTGC
Proteins encoded in this region:
- the LOC136504318 gene encoding uncharacterized protein, whose product is MDTNSVAVRAACVDMLKGGQRQMRHRLKKYFDGVLANLVRTTSPVTCMTDDQWRALVEMWSNPKHKDTYVKNQVNHAKVHFHQRIGSRCYIAHAYVTVAMEAIEAKPMQEGQKSMSSIEIVSKVLPKSSTFLQNVGLPICKPSSRSAVSSQVWELQAQLEAKEQESAQLKQESAQLKQGVASQAHEIDSLKKEQQEAHALLRQLILHFNQGQVTPPYNL